The genomic region TAGTTTGGCTTTTATATCTGACTCTCTTTTAGTTCGATATACTACAAAACTATTTCATAACGATCAACAATTAAATCTCCAAATTGGCCGTGCTTCATTCCGTCTGGAATTTTTTTACCACCGAAACGCCTCGAGATACTCCTTCCTCATATCATCAACGATATACTTTTGACACTGCTCCGTACCCTCTATGGTTGAGTCTCCCGGAAGCTGTTTCAGATTCGCTCGGTTGCCGGTGCTATTTTAGGAAATGGATCGCAAACAAATGTCTGAGGGTGCGGGGATGGATATCCATATCCAGTGCGCCGTTTCCGATGATCTTCACGATATCCCTGGATACCGTATTGAGGTTTGAGCGGACGGCCCTCCCTCTTCCCTCTTTCGTTTGATAAGGGAGGTGAGCCTCTCCTATGGATCATCAAAACGGGCTAACATACTTGACATATTAAAACCACATGACTATATATAACACCCCATAAAAAAAGGGCCGCGAAAAAATCGCAACCCTTGAAAAATTTGGTGGAGCTGAACGGGATCGAACCGTCGACCTCATGACTGCCAGTCATGCGCTCTCCCAGCTGAGCTACAGCCCCGTGTTCTTTTGATTGTTATTATGAAAATAATTAATTTTTATATCACACCTTTTTTTCTATGTCAATAAATTTGTCCGAATTATCGGGTTTCTTTTTCAAATATCTTGACATCCCGAGACATTTCCACCTATAATAACCTTCGTGCCGGAGTGGTGAAATTGGTAGACGCAGGGGACTCAAAATCCCCCGGACCTCGCGTCCGTGTGGGTTCGATTCCCACCTCCGGCACCAATTTGCTATTGATTTTGGGGTTTTACGAGACAGTAAAACCCTTTTTTCGGGGTGCATCGGATAAATCAAGGCGATTCAAACAGCCCGACCCGGAATTCCGGGTCGGGCTGTTACCGTGGTGCTTTATTCGTATGTGAGGAGGAGGTACAGAAACGCAATCAGCTCGATATCAAAGCATAATAGAGGCGGACGGATGAAATTTTCAACCTCCCTTTACTATTTTTCGGTTGTTGACTCCGGGGTCTCTGGAGTTTCCGGAGCCTCCGGGGTTTCCGTAGTTCCCGATGTTCCGGTACGGTCGAGCATAGATTCGAGTTCGGAGAGGGAGAGGTCCGGCTCATAAATACCGGCTCCCACCTGGTACGGCTGCCCCGGGACCTGGTAGATGTATGATATCTTTCGACTCGGTTCCGCTTCTCCCAATTTCTCCCACCAGTATTCGGTAAAACCACCCTTCTCCCGCTTGGCGGCGTTACACAGGTCAAGTCCCAGGTATGTTCCATGCACGTCGATCAACGTATTCAGCTTTACGCCGATCAGTTGATTATTCGGATGGGCTGCGATAATCCCCTCGTCACAGTCGTAGACGAAAATGTAGGTATCCGCCCAGACCCATGGTCCCGCCGGATTATTAAATTCACTTAGACCGGCAGGTCCCTTTTCCTCCAATACCCGTGCCGCCAAACGTACTTTTGTGATGATGACATCGAAAGTTGTGCCTTCCTGGGGATATGCGTTGGCGGCGAAAACCAGGACCAACACAAACAACAAGAGCGGTATCCATTTCATCGAT from Candidatus Zymogenaceae bacterium harbors:
- a CDS encoding cache domain-containing protein; protein product: MKSMKWIPLLLFVLVLVFAANAYPQEGTTFDVIITKVRLAARVLEEKGPAGLSEFNNPAGPWVWADTYIFVYDCDEGIIAAHPNNQLIGVKLNTLIDVHGTYLGLDLCNAAKREKGGFTEYWWEKLGEAEPSRKISYIYQVPGQPYQVGAGIYEPDLSLSELESMLDRTGTSGTTETPEAPETPETPESTTEK